From Pseudomonas sp. stari2, a single genomic window includes:
- a CDS encoding DUF2955 domain-containing protein — translation MPIERSVPAQRALRLACGTALCTAASYGLALPLSFLSPVLAVLLLASMPRPLPVKTALVLTLVAALTTSFGLLLVPLLRYYPVCGVLLIGVGLFLVFTYGLRGGNVLIMTFLVIGMTMISAAGFASFELAMAVIGALVKGLLLAVVIVGLSHALFPEPVNSPAPPPAPALPAEDVPRVAMRATLIVLPTFLLVLIDPASYLPIILKAVSLGQQSTTTRTHHAGRELLGSTLLGGLLAVLFWCALSLFVHLWMFFLWMLLFGLLVARKLYRMHPTQLTPGFWLNTLITMIILLGQSVEDSAAGKDVYTAFAVRMGLFVLVTVYAGVMMHLLESHRESRQDVT, via the coding sequence ATGCCTATTGAGCGCAGCGTGCCGGCGCAACGAGCCTTGCGCCTGGCTTGCGGCACGGCGTTGTGTACTGCCGCCAGTTATGGCCTCGCCTTGCCGCTGTCGTTTCTGTCGCCGGTGCTCGCGGTGTTGCTGCTGGCCAGCATGCCCCGGCCATTGCCAGTCAAAACTGCGCTGGTGCTGACATTGGTCGCCGCACTCACCACCAGTTTCGGCCTGTTGCTGGTGCCGTTGCTGCGGTATTACCCGGTATGCGGCGTGCTGCTGATCGGCGTCGGTCTGTTTCTGGTGTTCACCTACGGCTTGCGCGGCGGCAACGTGCTGATCATGACGTTTTTGGTCATTGGCATGACCATGATCTCCGCCGCCGGTTTCGCGTCATTCGAGCTGGCCATGGCGGTGATCGGCGCGCTGGTCAAAGGCCTGTTGCTGGCCGTCGTCATTGTGGGTCTGAGCCACGCCCTGTTTCCGGAACCGGTCAACAGCCCCGCGCCGCCCCCCGCTCCCGCCCTGCCCGCCGAAGACGTGCCCCGCGTAGCGATGCGCGCAACGCTGATCGTGCTGCCGACCTTCCTGTTGGTGTTGATCGACCCGGCGAGCTACCTGCCGATCATCCTAAAAGCTGTCAGCCTCGGCCAGCAAAGCACCACCACCCGCACCCATCACGCCGGGCGCGAACTGCTTGGTTCGACCTTGCTCGGCGGGCTGTTGGCGGTGCTGTTCTGGTGTGCGTTGAGCCTGTTCGTGCACCTGTGGATGTTCTTTCTGTGGATGCTGCTGTTCGGGCTGCTTGTGGCGCGCAAGCTGTATCGGATGCACCCGACGCAACTGACGCCGGGGTTCTGGCTCAATACTTTGATCACCATGATTATTCTGCTCGGGCAGTCGGTGGAGGACAGCGCGGCGGGCAAGGATGTTTACACAGCATTTGCGGTGCGGATGGGGTTGTTTGTTCTGGTGACTGTTTATGCCGGGGTGATGATGCATTTGCTGGAGTCGCACCGGGAGAGTCGTCAGGATGTGACCTGA
- a CDS encoding HlyD family secretion protein — protein sequence MSDEAPPDPTKKSIRWVLLVIVLSLIWYLLADRITPYTQQARVGAFVIPVASEVAGRVIKVNVRNNQDVQAGDILFELDPQPLQIAVDRARADLENTRRTVGASTAGIASAQASLRAAQANELKARQDNQRLEGLYKQDPGTVSVRLLEVSRANREAAVSQVAAARAEVVRAQEQEGGNSDTNAKLLSASATLAKAELDLANTRIRARSAGLITDLRTDVGQFAAAGSPVMTLITIQDVWVSADLTENNLGRIKPGTPVSIILDALPGEVLEGRVRSVGYGVSVGQTPPPGTLPTIQNSRDWLRPAQRFPVIVEFSDEAKKRLFDSRSIRAGGQAEVMAFPSEGSLLNPLGRVFVWLMSWLSYAY from the coding sequence ATGAGTGATGAAGCGCCGCCGGATCCGACGAAAAAAAGCATCCGCTGGGTGCTGCTGGTGATTGTGCTCAGCCTGATCTGGTATCTGCTGGCCGACCGAATCACGCCGTACACCCAGCAAGCGCGGGTCGGCGCGTTCGTGATCCCGGTGGCCTCGGAAGTCGCAGGCCGGGTGATCAAGGTCAACGTGCGCAACAATCAGGATGTGCAGGCCGGCGATATCCTCTTCGAGCTTGATCCGCAGCCGCTGCAAATCGCCGTCGACCGGGCCCGCGCCGACCTTGAGAACACCCGTCGCACAGTCGGCGCCAGCACCGCCGGCATTGCTTCGGCGCAGGCCTCGTTGCGCGCGGCTCAGGCCAACGAACTCAAGGCGCGCCAGGACAATCAACGGCTCGAAGGCTTGTACAAACAGGATCCCGGCACCGTTTCCGTGCGGCTTCTGGAAGTCTCGCGCGCCAACCGCGAAGCCGCTGTCAGCCAGGTTGCCGCCGCTCGGGCAGAAGTGGTGCGAGCGCAGGAGCAGGAAGGCGGCAACAGCGACACCAACGCCAAATTGCTCAGCGCCTCCGCCACATTGGCCAAGGCTGAACTGGATCTCGCCAACACCCGCATCCGCGCCCGCTCCGCGGGACTGATCACCGACCTGCGCACCGACGTCGGCCAGTTCGCCGCTGCCGGCAGCCCGGTGATGACGCTGATCACGATCCAGGACGTGTGGGTCAGCGCCGACCTCACCGAAAACAACCTCGGCCGGATCAAGCCCGGCACGCCGGTGTCGATCATCCTCGACGCCCTGCCCGGCGAAGTACTCGAAGGCCGGGTGCGCAGCGTCGGTTATGGCGTCAGCGTCGGCCAGACTCCGCCGCCCGGCACCTTGCCAACGATCCAGAACAGCCGCGACTGGCTGCGTCCGGCGCAGCGATTTCCGGTGATCGTCGAGTTCAGCGACGAGGCAAAAAAGCGTCTGTTCGATAGTCGTTCGATTCGTGCCGGCGGGCAGGCGGAAGTCATGGCGTTTCCCAGCGAGGGCAGTCTGCTCAATCCGCTGGGTCGGGTGTTTGTCTGGCTGATGAGCTGGCTGTCGTATGCCTATTGA